The genome window CAACATCCGTCCAAGCAGGCGGTACCGCTAGATGTGCTAAGTGTGCCGGTAGATTCGCTCTGGCAATTCGTCGGCCTGAAGCGGCCACAAAAATCGGCCGGCTCTTTCCGACACGATAGATATATTTATTCCGATCCATTTTTACCCGTGCGGGCGGTGCGGACCGCACGGATACGCTTGCCAAGCGCATGCACCGAGTGCGGCGCGGCGTTTGCGCCCAAAGTTTCGAAGTGCTTATGGATTTCTTCGAGCTCGTCATCGGTAAATTCCTCTAAATTAACGAGGCTCGTGTCAGCCGTTTTCATGGCGCGCAGTAATTCATCAAGCTTTAAATGGATTGCCTTGGCGTCGCGATTCTGGGTATTTTGGATCAAGAACACCATCAAAAATGTAATAATTGTTGTGGCGGTGTTGATTACAAGTTGCCAAGTATCCGAGTAGTTGAAAGTTTTGCCAAGCGACCACCAAATGATAATCGCCGCGACCGCGACTACAAAAGCGTAAGGCGACCCAACAGCCACTGAAATTGCGGCGGAAAATTTATGAAAGAGTTCACGCATCATTTCCTTGAAGGGACTATGCCCAAGATTGTTTCAATCCGCCGAACACGTTTGGGAAATTTTTTGAGTTCAATTACATCTTCCACGACAGCCGCATGATCGCCCTCAAGCATCTTTCTCACTGAATTAATTTGATTTACTAGTCGATATTCAAGCCCTGCAACATCTTCTTTGGTTGCCATCTTGTTTTCAAGCGCAGATACTTGGGC of Candidatus Berkelbacteria bacterium contains these proteins:
- a CDS encoding low affinity iron permease family protein, with amino-acid sequence MMRELFHKFSAAISVAVGSPYAFVVAVAAIIIWWSLGKTFNYSDTWQLVINTATTIITFLMVFLIQNTQNRDAKAIHLKLDELLRAMKTADTSLVNLEEFTDDELEEIHKHFETLGANAAPHSVHALGKRIRAVRTARTGKNGSE